The Meriones unguiculatus strain TT.TT164.6M chromosome 1, Bangor_MerUng_6.1, whole genome shotgun sequence genome has a segment encoding these proteins:
- the Gpr22 gene encoding G-protein coupled receptor 22: MCFSPVLEINMQSESNITVRDDTDDIDTNMYQPLSYPLSFQVSLTGFLMLEIVLGLGSNLTVLVLYCMKSNLINSVSNIITMNLHVLDVIICVGCIPLTIVILLLSLESNTALICCFHEACVSFASVSTAINVFAITLDRYDISVKPANRILTMGRAVMLMTSIWIFSFFSFLIPFIEVNFFSLQSGNTWANKTLLCVSTSEYYTELGMYYHLLVQIPIFFFTVVVMLITYTKILQALNIRIGTRFSTGQKKKVRKKKTISLTAHETTDLSQGSGGRNVVFGVRTSVSVIIALRRAVRRHRERRERQKRVFKMSLLIISTFLLCWTPISVLNTTILCLGPSDLLVKLRLCFLVMAYGTTIFHPLLYAFTRQKFQKVLKSKMKKRVVSIVEADPMPNNAVIHNSWIDPKRNKKVTYEDSEIREKCLVPQVVTD, encoded by the coding sequence ATGTGTTTTTCTCCTGTTCTGGAAATCAACATGCAGTCTGAATCAAACATCACGGTGCGAGATGACACTGATGACATCGACACCAATATGTACCAACCACTATCATACCCACTAAGCTTTCAAGTGTCTCTCACTGGATTTCTCATGTTAGAAATTGTGCTGGGACTTGGCAGCAACCTTACCGTATTGGTACTTTACTGCATGAAATCCAACTTAATCAACTCTGTCAGTAACATTATCACAATGAACCTCCATGTCCTTGATGTAATAATCTGTGTGGGATGCATTCCCCTAACGATAGTGATCCTGCTGCTCTCACTGGAGAGCAACACTGCACTCATCTGCTGTTTCCACGAAGCTTGTGTTTCCTTTGCAAGTGTTTCAACAGCAATCAATGTGTTTGCTATCACTCTGGACAGATATGACATCTCTGTAAAACCTGCAAACAGGATTCTGACAATGGGCAGAGCTGTAATGCTAATGACATCCAtttggattttttctttcttctcattcctGATTCCCTTCattgaagtaaattttttcagtCTTCAAAGTGGAAATACGTGGGCAAACAAGACATTGCTGTGTGTCAGTACGAGTGAGTACTATACTGAGCTGGGGATGTATTACCACCTTCTAGTTCAGATCCCCATCTTCTTCTTCACAGTCGTGGTGATGCTGATCACATACACCAAGATACTGCAGGCTCTTAACATCCGGATAGGCACCAGATTCTCCACAGGGCAGAAGAAGAAAGTCCGGAAGAAAAAGACAATCTCTCTAACGGCACACGAGACCACAGACTTGTCACAAGGCAGTGGCGGGAGGAACGTCGTGTTTGGTGTGAGAACTTCAGTTTCTGTGATAATTGCCCTGCGGCGAGCCGTGAGACGCCACCGGGAACGACGAGAAAGGCAAAAAAGAGTCttcaaaatgtctttattgattatttctacttttcttctctgttggACACCAATTTCTGTTTTAAATACCACCATTTTATGTTTAGGCCCAAGTGACCTTTTAGTAAAATTAAGATTGTGTTTTCTAGTCATGGCTTATGGAACAACTATATTCCACCCTCTCTTGTACGCATTCACCAGACAAAAATTTCAAAAggtcttaaaaagtaaaatgaaaaagcGAGTTGTTTCCATAGTTGAAGCTGATCCCATGCCTAATAATGCTGTAATACACAACTCATGGATAGAtcctaaaagaaacaaaaaggttaCCTATGAAGACAGTGAAATAAGAGAGAAATGTTTAGTTCCTCAGGTTGTTACAGACTAG